Part of the Nitrosophilus alvini genome, AAAAACAGCTCCGCTCTCTTTGTCTATCTCATATTTTATATTCGAACCGTAAGGTATCTCTATAAGAGCATGCACCTTGTCTGGATTTTCTCCATAACCTATTTTATTGATATCCATACACTCTCCTATTTAATAATTTTGAAGTGGTATTATATAACAACTATCATATATATACTATTATGCTATTTTAAGAACAGCAATGAGACAATAGTTTGATCAGAGGATTTCATAAGATATAGAGTATTCGATATCACTGAAGTATCTGTTTAAAATTTTTTCAATATTTTGAATTTTTTTGTGTGTATACTCCTCTCCTAAAGACAAAAACACAACAGCAAGTTCTCCCTCTTTTGGATATTCGCTTGAGATATCAAGGATTGAAACATTTAGTTTTGATAATCTCTCTTTTATAGAGTTTAATATCTTTCTTCTGCCCTTTAGACTTTGTATATAAGGAAAATCAAGAGTAATCAGTAAATTTACTATCTGCAATTTTCGCCTTCAGTATATTTGATACCTTTTTCGTCCAGTCTTTTTTTATAGTAATCAAACCACTGTTTGGCTTCTTTTTTGTCTTTGTGAGCTATAGATATGACGGCACTGTACTTGCCGTTTTTAATAACAGGAAGACTGGAAAACTCTATATCTTTAGGAATCTCTTTCATTATATCTATCATGCTGTTTTCACTGGCTTCCACACACATGCTGAGCCTGGTTTTCTCACCGGCTTTTGGAAAGAATTTTTCAAGAGCCTCGATAATCATTGGATGAGCCATTTCCGGAAAACCTGGAACAAAAAAGAAACGCCTCTCAAGATAAAAGCCGGGAACTTTGTTTACAGGGTTGCTCAGAAGACCCGCGTTTATTGGCAGATTTGACATTTCAATCCTGTATGGATAGGCATCTTTGCCAAATCTTTCTATGATGAGTTTTTTTGCCTCTTCGTTTACTTCCTTCTTGCCCCCTGTAAACACTTTGGCGGCTACATCTCTTGTATAGTCGTCAGGCGTCGCTCCTATGCCTCCGAAACTGAACATGACAGAGTTTGGGTCCGCTTTTACAAGATTGAAAATCTTTTCTATCAGATCGGGATCGTCTTCTATGAAAAAAACAGCTTTAAGTTCCAAGTTTCTTTTTAAAAGTTCATTTTTAACAAATTCAAAATGTTTATCTTTACGTCTGCCGTTAAGAATTTCCGTCCCTATGATAACAGTATAGAAATTTGGACTTTCAATCTTCAATTTAGACCTTTGATTATATTTTTGACTTTATGAACTCTTCCATTTCGTCCACTATCTCTTCGATTCCTCTTTCTCCATTGATCTTTTTAAGAAGGCCTTTTGATTCATAAAATTTTTCTATTTCAGGTAGAGGC contains:
- a CDS encoding DUF503 family protein — translated: MQIVNLLITLDFPYIQSLKGRRKILNSIKERLSKLNVSILDISSEYPKEGELAVVFLSLGEEYTHKKIQNIEKILNRYFSDIEYSISYEIL
- a CDS encoding competence/damage-inducible protein A, whose translation is MKIESPNFYTVIIGTEILNGRRKDKHFEFVKNELLKRNLELKAVFFIEDDPDLIEKIFNLVKADPNSVMFSFGGIGATPDDYTRDVAAKVFTGGKKEVNEEAKKLIIERFGKDAYPYRIEMSNLPINAGLLSNPVNKVPGFYLERRFFFVPGFPEMAHPMIIEALEKFFPKAGEKTRLSMCVEASENSMIDIMKEIPKDIEFSSLPVIKNGKYSAVISIAHKDKKEAKQWFDYYKKRLDEKGIKYTEGENCR